The following coding sequences are from one Streptomyces sp. NBC_01232 window:
- a CDS encoding serine/threonine-protein kinase, giving the protein MSEVSNLSVYAGRASGLIGKQIAGYRVERMIGRGGMAVVYCAKDLRLDRTVALKLIAPERARDETFRRRFTHESRVAASIDHPHIVPIFEAGETDGVLYIAMRYVSGLDLRALLDREGPLPVATALRIAAQVASALDAAHDHDLVHRDVKPGNILVAAGTDSEHPEHIYLTDFGLTKKALALTGFTTDGEFVGTLDYMAPEQISGRPVDGRCDLYSLACVVYETLAGGPPFEREEDAALLWAHQYDPPPPLTERRPGITPAAADVLTKALSKVPEDRYGSCLEFVAALRVATGGGIGRNADPPPRENSRTPEVAGDSAPPREPPVWARPVFYGLPGGP; this is encoded by the coding sequence ATGAGCGAGGTGTCGAACCTCAGCGTGTACGCGGGCCGCGCCTCGGGCCTCATCGGGAAGCAGATCGCGGGCTACCGGGTCGAGCGCATGATCGGCCGCGGTGGCATGGCCGTTGTCTACTGCGCCAAGGACCTGCGCCTGGACCGTACGGTCGCCCTCAAGCTGATCGCTCCGGAGCGCGCCCGCGACGAGACCTTCCGGCGCCGCTTCACGCACGAGTCACGGGTGGCCGCGTCGATCGACCACCCGCACATCGTGCCCATCTTCGAAGCCGGCGAGACCGACGGCGTCCTCTACATCGCCATGCGCTACGTGTCCGGCCTGGACCTGCGCGCGCTGCTGGACCGTGAGGGTCCGCTGCCGGTGGCGACCGCCCTGCGCATCGCCGCCCAGGTGGCTTCCGCGCTCGACGCGGCCCATGACCACGACCTCGTGCACCGGGACGTCAAGCCCGGCAACATCCTGGTGGCCGCGGGCACCGACAGCGAGCACCCCGAGCACATCTATCTCACGGACTTCGGGCTGACGAAGAAGGCGCTGGCGCTCACCGGGTTCACCACGGACGGAGAATTCGTCGGCACGCTCGACTACATGGCGCCGGAACAGATCTCGGGCAGGCCGGTGGACGGCAGGTGCGATCTCTACAGCCTGGCCTGCGTCGTCTACGAAACCCTCGCCGGAGGGCCCCCCTTCGAGCGCGAGGAGGACGCGGCGCTGCTGTGGGCGCACCAGTACGACCCCCCGCCCCCACTCACGGAAAGGCGGCCGGGAATAACTCCCGCCGCCGCCGACGTACTGACCAAGGCTCTTTCGAAGGTCCCCGAGGACCGTTACGGGTCCTGTCTCGAATTCGTGGCCGCGCTGCGCGTCGCCACCGGGGGCGGCATCGGCCGGAACGCCGATCCGCCGCCGCGGGAGAATTCCCGTACCCCCGAAGTCGCGGGGGACTCCGCGCCCCCGCGGGAGCCCCCGGTCTGGGCCCGGCCGGTGTTCTACGGCCTGCCCGGCGGCCCGTAG
- a CDS encoding response regulator transcription factor — MSLTLVAPQTEAAATTLAPREQEALQHIAAGCTYLQTARHMGLSKHTVDAYLRRIRAKLNINTTAEMTRLAISLGL, encoded by the coding sequence ATGAGCCTCACCCTCGTCGCCCCGCAGACCGAAGCCGCCGCCACCACGCTCGCCCCCCGCGAGCAGGAGGCACTGCAACACATCGCCGCAGGCTGCACCTACCTGCAGACGGCCCGCCACATGGGGCTCTCGAAGCACACGGTCGACGCCTACCTGCGCCGGATCCGCGCCAAGCTGAACATCAACACCACGGCCGAGATGACCCGCCTGGCCATCTCCCTGGGTCTGTGA
- a CDS encoding SpoIIE family protein phosphatase, with product MERVPTSPGERPEETGASLESAYTASATINEQGIVTEWSEGATRLLGYVPSEVVGLPAAHRLADVLSDAARNVPSAQERWSGTVALRHRDGHRLEVALLAHRWTSTGGTTKWFVVSAVGGASRSPWAEPLKEWAFTQSPCFLAIFDADLRLVRANAGMERTLSLTEAEMSGLRLPEIAPDPVSDETERRMRLALDTGEPQYMEAFVHPTGGGAEHGWATSLAPLRGPDGQVHAVCLAAHDRTGVESVQHQMLLTDEVDAAPIGTTLDSVRTAHELADAAVPRFADFAVVDLLEPLPRGDEPVSVKEGGPVTVCRAAARSVLDGTPESRVAVGDTTSYPPLSPPVAALVAGRGAVYGAADPELARWAAQDPGAAWIGEYGAHSIMVVPMRAGGGTLGVAVFSRHRRRDPFQPEDLRLAGELTARAAAGIRNAYRSGREHTTTMTLQRSLLPHTLPDQAALEIASRYLPAAGEAGVGGDWFDVIPLSGARVALVVGDVVGHGIRATATMGRLRTAVRTLADVDLAPDELLTHLDDLVIHLSADEADPESGGEAAGGIGTTCLYVVYDPVIRRCTVARAGHPPPAVVSPEGSVYLLDVPAGPPLGLGGLPFETLEVELPEGSILALYTDGLLQARDHDIDEALDSMFAALVRPADSLDGVCDRVLTAMLTHRPDDDVALLVARTRGLHADRVVVWDLPSDPSVVATARRQTTDQLTVWGLEEAAFVTELLVSELVTNAIRYGQPPIQLRLIHEKNSTLICEVSDASSTAPHMRRARTFDEGGRGLLLVAQLAQRWGTRHAAIGKTIWAEQSLNGF from the coding sequence ATGGAGCGAGTTCCCACCTCTCCTGGTGAGCGGCCCGAGGAGACGGGCGCCTCCCTCGAGTCGGCGTACACGGCCTCGGCCACGATCAACGAGCAGGGCATCGTCACCGAGTGGAGCGAGGGCGCCACCCGGCTGCTCGGATACGTGCCGTCCGAGGTCGTGGGGCTGCCGGCCGCCCACCGGCTCGCCGATGTCCTCAGCGACGCCGCGCGGAACGTCCCGTCCGCGCAGGAGCGGTGGAGCGGGACGGTGGCACTGCGGCACCGGGACGGCCACCGGCTGGAGGTGGCGCTGCTCGCACACCGCTGGACCTCGACCGGAGGCACCACGAAGTGGTTCGTGGTGTCCGCCGTCGGCGGCGCCTCCCGCTCGCCCTGGGCCGAACCGCTGAAGGAATGGGCGTTCACGCAGTCCCCCTGCTTCCTCGCGATCTTCGATGCGGACCTGCGGCTGGTGCGGGCGAACGCCGGCATGGAGCGGACGCTCTCCCTCACCGAGGCCGAGATGAGCGGGCTGCGGCTGCCGGAGATCGCCCCGGATCCCGTGAGCGACGAGACCGAGCGCAGGATGCGCCTGGCCCTGGACACCGGTGAGCCGCAGTACATGGAGGCCTTCGTCCATCCGACGGGCGGCGGCGCGGAGCACGGCTGGGCCACCTCGCTGGCCCCGTTGCGGGGCCCGGACGGGCAGGTGCACGCCGTGTGCCTGGCCGCGCACGACCGGACCGGCGTCGAGAGCGTCCAGCACCAGATGCTCCTGACGGACGAGGTGGACGCCGCCCCCATCGGTACCACCCTGGACAGTGTCCGCACCGCGCACGAGCTGGCCGACGCCGCCGTCCCCCGGTTCGCCGATTTCGCGGTCGTCGACCTGCTGGAACCACTGCCGCGCGGCGACGAGCCGGTCTCCGTCAAGGAGGGCGGCCCGGTCACCGTCTGCCGCGCCGCGGCGCGGTCGGTCCTGGACGGAACCCCCGAGTCGCGCGTGGCCGTCGGGGACACGACCAGCTATCCGCCGCTGTCACCGCCCGTCGCGGCGCTGGTCGCGGGCCGCGGTGCCGTGTACGGGGCGGCGGACCCGGAACTCGCCCGGTGGGCGGCCCAGGACCCCGGGGCCGCATGGATCGGCGAGTACGGGGCCCACTCGATCATGGTGGTGCCGATGCGGGCCGGCGGGGGGACGCTCGGTGTGGCCGTCTTCAGCCGCCACCGGCGGCGGGACCCCTTCCAGCCGGAGGACCTGAGGCTGGCCGGGGAACTCACGGCCCGCGCGGCCGCCGGTATCCGCAACGCGTACCGGTCCGGCCGCGAGCACACCACGACCATGACACTGCAGCGCAGCCTGCTCCCGCACACGCTGCCGGATCAGGCGGCACTGGAGATCGCCTCCCGCTACCTGCCGGCCGCCGGCGAGGCCGGTGTGGGCGGTGACTGGTTCGACGTGATCCCGCTGTCCGGCGCGCGGGTGGCCCTGGTCGTGGGTGATGTCGTCGGCCACGGCATCCGTGCCACCGCCACCATGGGCCGGCTGCGCACCGCGGTCCGCACCCTGGCCGACGTCGACCTGGCCCCCGACGAGCTGCTCACCCACCTCGACGACCTCGTCATCCACCTGTCCGCCGACGAGGCCGACCCGGAGTCGGGCGGGGAAGCGGCCGGGGGCATCGGGACCACCTGCCTCTACGTGGTCTACGACCCGGTCATCCGCCGCTGCACGGTGGCCCGCGCCGGCCACCCGCCGCCCGCCGTGGTCTCCCCGGAAGGCTCCGTGTACCTCCTGGACGTCCCGGCCGGTCCGCCGCTGGGCCTGGGCGGCCTGCCCTTCGAGACCCTCGAGGTCGAACTGCCGGAGGGCAGCATCCTCGCCCTGTACACCGACGGTCTGCTGCAGGCCCGCGACCACGACATCGACGAGGCGCTGGACAGCATGTTCGCGGCGCTCGTCCGGCCCGCGGATTCACTGGACGGGGTCTGTGACCGCGTGCTGACGGCCATGCTGACGCACCGCCCGGACGACGACGTGGCCCTGCTCGTCGCGCGGACCCGGGGCCTGCACGCGGACCGGGTCGTCGTCTGGGACCTGCCCTCCGACCCATCCGTCGTGGCCACGGCCCGGCGGCAGACCACCGACCAGCTGACGGTGTGGGGACTGGAGGAGGCCGCCTTCGTCACCGAGCTGCTGGTCAGTGAGCTGGTCACCAACGCCATCCGGTACGGCCAGCCGCCCATCCAGCTGCGGCTGATCCACGAGAAGAACAGCACTCTGATCTGCGAAGTCTCCGATGCGAGCAGTACCGCCCCGCACATGCGGCGGGCCAGGACCTTCGACGAGGGCGGGCGGGGGCTGCTGCTGGTCGCCCAGCTCGCCCAGCGCTGGGGCACCCGGCACGCGGCCATCGGCAAGACCATCTGGGCCGAGCAGTCCCTCAACGGGTTCTGA
- a CDS encoding type I polyketide synthase, producing the protein MNDIAITGLGCRFPGAPDISAYWKLLLSGKRQFSAVPKERWNHETFHEPGNPSAPHAAYTDQVAFLDDVDRFDALHYGVPPARARAMDPQHRLLLDVTREALDDAGLGRGDFDRENTGVFCGISVSDYKDLMTAPIRAIALADDARQAAADHEGLLDAVKDHAQGLGSVQAFSLPGSLLNMAPGTVSRHFDLGGPSFAVDAACSGSLVALDQAMAQLRQGGCRIAVVGGVYLNLTPDSLIGFSTLRALSATGVCRPFDEGADGFVLGEGAGAVVIRPLADALAAGDRVYAVIKGIGSANDGASPGPLAPAPDGQLRAMRRAYDDAGVPPSTMGFLEAHGTGTETGDRVEVEALRRLRTEYPDDDPSLCYLGAGKALIGHSLSAAGMAGLIKTALVVHHRTIVPQPKTTRHPDLGIDAAGLRLADTPRPFPESGAPRRAAVSSFGFGGTNVHVVLEERPAPDHAGARAHAPAAGDLPERGRTTGPQLVLLSAGNPELLDQHIGNVLDALDTPDPAPLAAVAHTLGSRRPLTARLAIAADDTEAFVERLRRARRQLADGDRGDLGDGAFAADAPLPAAQRRLALLFPGQGSQRPGMMRELYERFPGFRATVDRLGATVREEAGFDIGALLYGTAATPGSGTEEPGQRLASTEVCQPLLGTVQIAATRLLCDVGVTADVVLGHSVGEFAAAAAAGALTAEDTVRLLVHRGATLRSAESGLRGGMLAVQTDKETCRRLVTGIDDVWLACFNQPRQVVVSGTPQGLVAMREACAGAGVVTVELDVSNAFHSPRLAAADETMREDLAARRISGPVLPFVSSVDATVCTDADRLRELWARHASAPVRFGDAVRTAYDQGARVFLQVSGGNSLLTSVRRNLTDHGDVHVVPVTGATPDDGQAFVRALARLAVLGVPVDPRALVPQDERRLLDLPVARLATQSYWVPCRRQGKTDTPAASRPAQSPPRSPAASPAGPVPPKESTMNDAPLHPMDELLRLVQQQTAVLARLAETLPEPDPATEAALLARLADALPGRHPATEAVPATAGTTPVPPAAPGVPAEADVPAAPVAPAEDEPSPAGEITGITDSVLAHVARVSAFPVAQLRDDHLLIDDLGFDSLMLTDLFTSLQREWPKWTFDGTAADGPTVGGIAALIAGDCPDAVPVAAPAVVPAAVPEQRSGGEEPRAAVAPLPEEHTRIECFPEVTAHGERFAALSGLGLPNPYFLVHEGGMTDTTVVDGQELLSFSSYNYLGMATHPEVNRAAQEAIERFGTSVSASRLLSGSRPLHLELESEVADLLGCEAAITLANGHATNVTVIGHLVGPGDLIVHDSLAHDSILQGAKLSGATRRPFPHNDADALDTLLTQVRDQYRRVLVVVEGVYSMDGDIADLPALVEVKRRHGALLMIDEAHSIGTIGRTGRGIGEHFGTDRSAVDLWSGTLSKALASCGGYVAGSRPVVEYLRYTVPGFVYSAGMTPADTAASLTALRMLRAEPERVARLAENAALFVHLAREAGINTGDSHGTPVVPCIVGDSLKTLRLAQALFQQGISVNPILHPAVPEELARLRFFITSDHTPGQIRQTVAALARELLLLDTAPAA; encoded by the coding sequence ATGAACGACATCGCCATCACCGGACTCGGCTGCCGCTTCCCCGGTGCTCCCGACATCAGCGCCTACTGGAAGCTCCTGCTGAGCGGCAAGCGACAGTTCTCCGCCGTGCCGAAGGAGCGCTGGAACCATGAGACCTTCCACGAGCCCGGCAATCCGTCGGCCCCCCATGCCGCCTACACCGACCAGGTCGCCTTCCTGGACGACGTGGACCGCTTCGACGCCCTGCACTACGGCGTACCGCCCGCCCGCGCCCGGGCCATGGACCCGCAGCACAGGCTGCTGCTGGACGTGACCCGCGAGGCCCTCGACGACGCGGGGCTGGGCCGGGGCGACTTCGACCGGGAGAACACCGGGGTCTTCTGCGGCATATCGGTGTCCGACTACAAGGACCTGATGACGGCCCCCATCCGGGCCATCGCGCTGGCCGACGACGCGCGGCAGGCCGCGGCGGACCACGAAGGCCTCCTCGACGCCGTCAAGGACCACGCGCAAGGACTCGGCAGCGTCCAGGCCTTCAGCCTGCCGGGGAGCCTGCTCAACATGGCGCCCGGCACCGTCAGCCGGCACTTCGACCTCGGCGGCCCCAGCTTCGCCGTCGACGCCGCCTGCTCCGGCTCGCTGGTCGCACTGGACCAGGCCATGGCGCAGCTGCGCCAGGGCGGCTGCCGCATCGCCGTCGTCGGCGGCGTGTATCTCAACCTCACCCCCGACAGCCTGATCGGTTTCTCCACGCTCCGGGCGCTCTCCGCCACCGGGGTGTGCCGGCCCTTCGACGAGGGTGCGGACGGCTTCGTCCTCGGCGAGGGCGCCGGCGCCGTCGTCATCCGGCCGCTCGCCGACGCGCTCGCCGCCGGGGACCGTGTCTACGCGGTGATCAAGGGCATCGGCTCCGCCAACGACGGCGCCTCCCCCGGGCCGCTGGCGCCCGCCCCCGACGGCCAGTTGCGCGCCATGCGCCGGGCCTACGACGACGCGGGCGTCCCCCCGTCCACCATGGGCTTCCTGGAGGCCCACGGGACCGGAACCGAGACCGGCGACCGCGTCGAGGTGGAGGCCCTGCGCCGGCTGCGCACCGAGTACCCGGACGACGACCCCTCGCTGTGCTACCTCGGCGCCGGCAAGGCCCTCATCGGGCACTCCCTGTCCGCGGCGGGCATGGCCGGGCTGATCAAGACGGCCCTCGTGGTCCACCACCGCACGATCGTTCCGCAGCCGAAGACCACCCGGCATCCGGACCTGGGCATCGACGCCGCGGGCCTGCGCCTCGCCGACACCCCGCGGCCCTTTCCCGAGTCCGGTGCTCCGCGCAGGGCCGCCGTCAGTTCGTTCGGATTCGGCGGCACGAACGTCCATGTGGTCCTGGAGGAGCGGCCCGCCCCCGACCATGCGGGTGCCCGAGCCCACGCCCCCGCCGCCGGTGACCTCCCGGAACGCGGCCGGACCACCGGACCCCAGCTCGTTCTGCTCTCCGCCGGCAACCCCGAGCTGCTGGACCAGCACATCGGCAACGTTCTCGACGCACTCGACACGCCGGACCCCGCCCCGCTGGCAGCCGTGGCCCACACCCTCGGCTCCCGCCGGCCCCTGACGGCCCGGCTCGCGATCGCGGCCGACGACACGGAGGCCTTCGTCGAGCGGCTGCGCCGCGCCCGCCGGCAGCTCGCCGACGGCGACCGGGGCGACCTCGGCGACGGCGCATTCGCCGCGGACGCTCCGCTGCCGGCGGCGCAGCGCCGCCTCGCCCTCCTCTTCCCCGGGCAGGGCAGCCAGCGGCCGGGCATGATGCGGGAACTGTACGAGAGGTTCCCCGGCTTCCGGGCCACCGTCGACCGGCTGGGCGCCACGGTCCGCGAGGAGGCCGGCTTCGACATCGGCGCCCTGCTGTACGGCACGGCGGCGACCCCCGGGAGCGGGACCGAGGAGCCCGGGCAGCGGCTCGCCTCGACCGAGGTGTGCCAGCCGCTGCTCGGTACCGTCCAGATCGCCGCCACCCGGCTGCTCTGCGACGTCGGCGTCACGGCCGACGTCGTACTCGGCCACAGCGTCGGCGAGTTCGCCGCGGCCGCCGCGGCCGGTGCGCTCACCGCCGAGGACACCGTGCGGCTGCTGGTCCACCGGGGCGCGACGCTCCGGAGTGCCGAAAGCGGTCTGCGGGGCGGGATGCTCGCGGTCCAGACCGACAAGGAGACCTGCCGCCGGCTGGTCACCGGCATCGACGACGTGTGGCTCGCCTGCTTCAACCAGCCGCGCCAGGTCGTGGTCAGCGGTACCCCGCAAGGGCTGGTCGCCATGCGGGAGGCCTGCGCCGGGGCGGGGGTGGTCACGGTGGAGCTCGACGTCTCGAACGCCTTCCACTCGCCGCGGCTCGCCGCCGCGGACGAGACCATGCGCGAGGACCTCGCCGCCCGCCGCATCAGCGGCCCCGTCCTGCCGTTCGTCTCGTCCGTGGACGCGACCGTGTGCACCGACGCCGACCGGCTGCGCGAGCTGTGGGCCCGGCACGCGTCTGCGCCGGTCCGGTTCGGCGATGCCGTCCGCACCGCCTACGACCAGGGGGCCCGGGTCTTCCTGCAGGTCAGCGGAGGCAACTCGCTCCTGACCTCGGTCCGCCGCAACCTCACCGACCACGGCGACGTGCACGTCGTCCCGGTCACCGGGGCCACGCCGGACGACGGCCAGGCCTTCGTACGGGCCCTCGCCCGGCTCGCGGTCCTGGGCGTGCCGGTCGACCCGCGCGCCCTGGTTCCCCAGGACGAGCGCCGGCTGCTCGACCTGCCGGTGGCGAGGCTCGCCACCCAGTCGTACTGGGTGCCCTGCCGCCGCCAGGGAAAGACGGACACCCCCGCCGCCTCCCGCCCGGCCCAGTCCCCGCCCCGGTCCCCGGCGGCGTCCCCGGCCGGGCCCGTTCCCCCCAAGGAGAGCACCATGAACGACGCACCCCTCCACCCGATGGACGAACTGCTCCGGCTCGTACAGCAGCAGACGGCGGTGCTGGCCCGGCTCGCCGAGACGCTCCCCGAGCCGGACCCGGCCACGGAGGCGGCACTGCTCGCGCGCCTCGCCGACGCACTCCCGGGGCGGCACCCGGCCACGGAGGCCGTTCCGGCGACGGCCGGGACCACTCCGGTGCCGCCCGCCGCTCCCGGCGTACCGGCTGAAGCGGACGTACCGGCTGCCCCGGTCGCGCCCGCCGAAGACGAGCCGTCGCCGGCCGGGGAGATCACCGGGATCACCGACTCCGTGCTCGCGCACGTGGCCCGGGTCAGCGCGTTCCCGGTGGCCCAGCTGCGCGACGACCACCTGCTGATCGACGACCTCGGCTTCGACTCGCTGATGCTGACCGATCTGTTCACCTCCCTCCAGCGGGAGTGGCCGAAGTGGACGTTCGACGGGACGGCCGCCGACGGGCCGACCGTCGGAGGCATCGCCGCGCTGATCGCGGGCGACTGCCCGGACGCCGTACCGGTCGCCGCCCCGGCAGTCGTACCGGCGGCCGTTCCGGAGCAGCGCTCCGGAGGCGAGGAGCCCCGGGCCGCCGTCGCGCCGCTGCCCGAGGAGCACACCCGGATCGAGTGCTTCCCCGAGGTCACCGCCCACGGCGAGCGCTTCGCCGCGCTCTCCGGGCTGGGGCTGCCCAATCCGTACTTCCTCGTCCATGAGGGTGGCATGACGGACACGACCGTCGTCGACGGCCAGGAGCTCCTCTCGTTCTCCAGCTACAACTACCTGGGCATGGCCACCCACCCGGAGGTGAACCGGGCGGCCCAGGAGGCGATCGAACGCTTCGGCACCTCGGTGTCCGCCAGCCGCCTGCTGTCCGGCAGCCGGCCGCTCCATCTGGAGCTCGAGAGCGAGGTCGCCGACCTGCTCGGGTGCGAGGCCGCGATCACCCTGGCCAACGGCCACGCCACCAACGTCACCGTGATCGGGCACCTCGTCGGCCCCGGGGACCTGATCGTGCACGATTCCCTCGCCCACGACAGCATCCTGCAGGGGGCCAAGCTCTCCGGCGCGACCCGGCGGCCGTTCCCGCACAACGACGCGGACGCCCTGGACACCCTGCTGACGCAGGTCCGCGACCAGTACCGGCGGGTGCTCGTCGTCGTGGAAGGCGTGTACAGCATGGACGGGGACATCGCCGACCTGCCGGCCCTCGTCGAGGTCAAGCGCCGGCACGGCGCGCTGCTGATGATCGACGAGGCGCACAGCATCGGGACGATCGGCAGGACGGGGCGCGGCATCGGCGAGCACTTCGGCACCGACCGCTCGGCCGTCGACCTGTGGTCGGGCACGCTGTCCAAGGCGCTGGCGAGCTGCGGCGGCTACGTCGCGGGGAGCCGTCCGGTCGTGGAGTACCTGCGCTACACCGTGCCGGGCTTCGTCTACAGCGCCGGAATGACCCCGGCCGACACCGCGGCTTCGCTGACCGCGCTGCGCATGCTGCGGGCCGAGCCGGAGCGCGTGGCACGTCTGGCGGAGAACGCGGCGCTGTTCGTGCACCTCGCGCGCGAGGCGGGCATCAACACCGGGGACAGCCACGGCACGCCGGTCGTCCCCTGCATCGTCGGGGACTCACTGAAGACCCTGCGCCTGGCGCAGGCCCTGTTCCAGCAGGGCATCAGCGTCAACCCCATCCTCCATCCGGCCGTACCGGAGGAACTGGCCCGGCTCCGCTTCTTCATCACGTCCGACCACACGCCGGGCCAGATCCGGCAGACGGTGGCCGCGCTGGCCCGCGAGCTGCTGCTCCTCGACACGGCCCCGGCCGCGTGA
- a CDS encoding 4'-phosphopantetheinyl transferase family protein has product MTPVFRPIAQGRVHRWGGALLLVARCRDLRQRAGHVPLSPAERYVLRALPAWRQAEWTAGRLLAKRLVGEAVSAPAEDVEILPRDDGSPCVVVGGSPAPALNLSISHTAHHVAAALAPQPVGVDLCETASADAVRRVADRVLSPEELSLVGTERPEALAGAWALKEAAVKADRSGVFGAAPLGVPILGLGPPVLDGARRAMVWRTDDATLALVLAHPAG; this is encoded by the coding sequence GTGACCCCCGTGTTCCGGCCGATCGCACAGGGCCGCGTCCACCGGTGGGGTGGAGCCCTGCTCCTCGTGGCCCGCTGCCGCGACCTGCGGCAGCGGGCGGGGCACGTACCGCTCTCACCGGCCGAGCGGTACGTGCTCCGCGCGCTGCCGGCCTGGCGGCAGGCCGAGTGGACGGCAGGCCGTCTGCTCGCGAAGCGCCTGGTCGGCGAGGCGGTCTCCGCTCCGGCGGAGGATGTGGAGATCCTCCCGCGGGACGACGGCAGCCCCTGCGTCGTGGTCGGCGGCAGCCCGGCGCCCGCCCTGAACCTGTCCATCAGCCACACGGCCCACCACGTCGCCGCGGCCCTCGCACCGCAGCCGGTGGGGGTGGACCTGTGCGAGACCGCCTCGGCCGATGCCGTACGCCGGGTCGCGGACCGCGTGCTGTCGCCGGAGGAGCTCTCCCTCGTCGGTACGGAGCGGCCCGAAGCCCTGGCCGGGGCGTGGGCGCTGAAGGAGGCGGCGGTCAAGGCGGACCGGAGCGGTGTCTTCGGAGCGGCTCCGCTGGGCGTCCCGATCCTCGGCCTCGGGCCGCCCGTCCTCGACGGAGCGCGCCGCGCGATGGTGTGGCGGACGGACGACGCGACCCTGGCCCTGGTCCTCGCGCACCCGGCCGGCTGA